The proteins below come from a single Methyloprofundus sedimenti genomic window:
- a CDS encoding ISL3 family transposase: protein MNPILLQIPLDLPDVQIEAFDTESKKGIIIKVQSTCKGTTCRQCHQPIDKFYGYGKEITLRHLPIFEQSVWIKIKPKRYQCPYCDQGPTTTQRCSWYDQKSPHTKAYEQWILRDLINSTITDISIKRGINEAAVEGIINRYIRQEVDWETIKSLPLLGLDEIALKKGHKDFVVIISGINEGGEKCILAVLPNRKKETVKIFLQSIPVEIKRTIQRACVDMYDGYSNAVYEELHGVEVVVDRFHVTKSYRACADNARIKEMKTLKKTLSSEDYAQLKGVMWLFRKSLWDLNEEQQIKLIQLFNYAPELKQIYIYREALTGIFNRPLSKSQAEAELNSWVEQVRNLKLDCFNSFIVTLQNWQHEITNYFLRRETSGFVEGLNNKIKVIKRRCYGIYDIGRLFQHIWLDVEGRRLFGYA, encoded by the coding sequence ATGAACCCGATATTGTTACAAATTCCTTTGGATTTACCCGATGTGCAAATAGAGGCATTTGATACTGAGTCTAAAAAAGGAATTATTATTAAAGTCCAAAGTACATGCAAAGGCACAACTTGTCGGCAATGCCATCAGCCTATCGATAAGTTTTATGGCTATGGCAAAGAAATTACGTTACGCCATTTACCGATCTTTGAACAGTCCGTCTGGATTAAGATCAAACCGAAGCGTTACCAATGCCCTTATTGTGATCAAGGCCCGACAACCACTCAGCGCTGTAGTTGGTATGATCAAAAAAGCCCACATACTAAAGCCTATGAACAGTGGATATTGCGCGACCTAATCAATAGCACAATAACCGACATCAGTATCAAACGTGGCATTAATGAAGCGGCTGTTGAAGGCATTATTAATCGTTATATTCGTCAAGAAGTGGATTGGGAGACAATAAAAAGCCTGCCATTACTTGGACTTGATGAGATTGCGTTAAAAAAAGGACATAAAGATTTTGTTGTTATCATTTCAGGGATCAATGAAGGCGGAGAAAAATGCATTTTGGCCGTATTGCCAAATCGCAAAAAGGAAACAGTAAAAATATTTCTACAAAGCATTCCCGTGGAAATTAAAAGAACAATACAACGTGCCTGCGTTGATATGTATGACGGCTACAGTAATGCAGTGTATGAGGAACTTCATGGCGTTGAGGTTGTGGTTGATCGATTCCATGTGACCAAAAGCTATCGAGCCTGTGCAGACAACGCAAGAATAAAAGAGATGAAAACACTGAAAAAGACGCTTTCTAGTGAGGATTATGCCCAACTGAAAGGCGTGATGTGGTTATTCCGAAAATCACTCTGGGACTTGAATGAAGAGCAACAAATTAAATTAATACAACTCTTTAATTATGCGCCAGAGCTTAAGCAAATTTATATTTATCGGGAAGCATTGACGGGTATTTTTAACCGACCTTTAAGTAAAAGTCAGGCAGAAGCTGAGCTAAATTCATGGGTCGAGCAGGTTAGAAATCTGAAGTTGGACTGTTTCAACTCATTTATAGTGACCTTACAAAACTGGCAGCATGAAATCACTAATTATTTTCTTCGCCGTGAAACCAGTGGTTTTGTAGAAGGACTGAATAACAAAATTAAGGTGATCAAAAGACGTTGCTATGGCATTTATGATATAGGGCGTTTATTTCAGCATATTTGGCTTGATGTCGAAGGCCGACGTTTATTCGGATATGCTTAA
- the mddA gene encoding methanethiol S-methyltransferase, with protein sequence MKLLGFIYGVIAYTLFMSWMVYMIGFLGYFPVPKSVDSVPTSSVGISIFINCLIVAIFAVQHTIMARPAFKQWITKYIPKALERSTFVLVTDIIIWVMIWQWQPIDGVIWDVQNAMVANILIAISILGWAVVCLSSFMINHFELLGLEQVWHYFKGTEPKKMTFQLRGFYKHLRHPLMFGFMMFFWVTPYMTLSHLCLAAIFTTYILIGVKFEERDLIKNHGDEYLKYKEAVPGLIPFAKGKKNG encoded by the coding sequence ATGAAACTACTAGGTTTTATATACGGTGTAATTGCATATACTTTGTTCATGTCCTGGATGGTGTATATGATAGGTTTTTTGGGGTATTTCCCCGTTCCAAAATCGGTTGATTCTGTTCCAACAAGTTCTGTTGGCATATCGATTTTCATTAATTGTCTGATAGTCGCAATTTTTGCAGTTCAGCACACTATTATGGCGCGTCCGGCTTTTAAACAATGGATAACAAAATACATTCCCAAAGCTCTTGAACGTAGCACTTTTGTTTTAGTTACCGATATTATAATTTGGGTTATGATCTGGCAGTGGCAGCCCATAGACGGCGTTATATGGGATGTACAAAATGCAATGGTAGCGAATATTTTAATCGCTATTTCGATTCTTGGCTGGGCTGTGGTCTGTTTATCAAGTTTTATGATCAATCACTTTGAGTTATTGGGACTTGAGCAGGTTTGGCATTATTTTAAAGGAACTGAGCCTAAAAAAATGACATTCCAACTTAGAGGTTTTTACAAGCATCTACGCCACCCGCTTATGTTTGGATTTATGATGTTTTTTTGGGTGACCCCATATATGACGCTGAGTCATTTGTGTCTTGCAGCCATATTTACTACCTATATTCTTATCGGCGTTAAGTTTGAAGAGCGTGATCTTATAAAAAACCATGGTGATGAATACTTAAAGTATAAGGAAGCAGTGCCTGGTTTAATTCCGTTTGCCAAAGGTAAAAAGAATGGTTGA